Proteins encoded together in one Chitinophaga varians window:
- a CDS encoding ABC transporter permease, whose translation MSAINLIRIALRALQRNKLRAFLTMLGIIIGVAAVIAMVAIGEGSKESIQSQLSAMGSNMITILPSSNVSGGVRIEGASFQSLTIVDVKAIQKNAEHVSAVSPVSATKGQAIYGALNWPTSLQGVAPSYFDIRKLEIADGVSFTDADVATAAKVCVLGQTVINNLFPSGESPVGKVIRLNSIPLQVIGTLVPKGQSSFGQDQDDIILTPYTTVQKRILATIYFQSIYASAVSEGTSAQATDEITDILRETHRLRPADENNFQVRTMEELIKTLSSTSSLLTILLTAIAGISLVIGGIGIMNIMYVSVTERTREIGLRMSIGARGIDILLQFLVEAIIISVTGGIIGVILGLTTAKVITLTLGWPTIVSESSIILSFMVCALTGVFFGYYPAQAASRLDPIEALRYE comes from the coding sequence ATGAGTGCCATCAACCTCATACGGATCGCTTTAAGGGCTTTGCAACGTAATAAGCTGCGGGCCTTCCTTACCATGCTCGGTATTATTATCGGCGTGGCGGCGGTGATTGCCATGGTGGCCATCGGGGAAGGCTCCAAGGAAAGTATCCAGTCACAGCTGAGCGCCATGGGGTCTAACATGATCACGATACTGCCGTCCAGTAACGTGTCCGGTGGTGTGCGCATCGAAGGGGCCAGTTTTCAGTCGCTCACTATTGTGGACGTGAAAGCCATACAGAAAAACGCTGAGCATGTAAGCGCGGTGTCGCCTGTTTCCGCCACCAAAGGGCAGGCTATCTACGGAGCGCTGAACTGGCCTACCAGCTTACAGGGCGTGGCGCCATCCTATTTCGATATCCGGAAACTGGAGATAGCCGATGGCGTTAGTTTCACAGATGCCGACGTGGCCACAGCCGCAAAAGTATGTGTGCTCGGACAAACGGTGATCAACAACCTGTTTCCCAGCGGTGAAAGCCCGGTGGGAAAAGTAATCCGGCTCAATTCCATTCCGCTGCAGGTGATCGGCACATTAGTGCCTAAAGGGCAGAGCTCTTTCGGACAGGACCAGGACGATATTATTCTTACGCCCTATACCACTGTACAGAAGCGAATTCTGGCCACCATCTATTTTCAGAGCATCTATGCCTCCGCTGTGAGCGAAGGCACTTCTGCGCAGGCTACCGACGAGATTACGGATATACTGCGGGAAACACACCGGCTCCGCCCGGCCGATGAAAATAACTTCCAGGTACGTACCATGGAGGAACTGATCAAAACACTGAGCTCCACCAGCAGTCTGCTGACTATACTGCTGACAGCCATAGCTGGTATTTCGCTGGTCATTGGCGGTATCGGGATTATGAACATCATGTATGTGTCGGTAACGGAACGTACGCGGGAGATAGGACTACGTATGTCCATTGGCGCGAGAGGGATCGATATCCTGTTGCAGTTCCTGGTGGAGGCTATTATCATCAGTGTTACCGGTGGTATTATCGGGGTTATCCTGGGGCTCACCACCGCCAAAGTGATTACTTTGACACTGGGCTGGCCTACTATTGTGTCGGAATCGTCTATCATCCTGTCTTTTATGGTGTGTGCGCTTACCGGTGTTTTCTTCGGTTATTATCCCGCGCAGGCAGCCTCCCGCCTGGACCCGATAGAGGCTTTGCGCTATGAATAA
- a CDS encoding nuclear transport factor 2 family protein — protein MENQTLSVVKAFVAAVQQVDLEKLGALLHPEIKWQQPGTNRFSGTKSSAGEVFQMVGGMFEVSANTMTLAEVKSITVNGDQAAVLLTWKATRPGATLDTDNVDVYTVKDGQIVAAKIFAADPAHEDQFWGN, from the coding sequence GTAGTAAAAGCATTCGTAGCAGCAGTACAGCAGGTAGATCTTGAGAAACTGGGCGCATTGCTCCACCCTGAGATTAAATGGCAGCAACCGGGCACTAACCGTTTTTCCGGTACTAAAAGCTCTGCCGGCGAAGTGTTCCAGATGGTGGGCGGCATGTTCGAAGTTTCTGCCAATACCATGACACTGGCGGAGGTGAAATCCATCACTGTTAATGGTGACCAGGCAGCGGTGTTATTAACCTGGAAAGCAACCAGGCCAGGCGCCACGCTGGACACTGATAACGTAGACGTATATACGGTGAAAGACGGCCAGATCGTAGCGGCTAAAATATTCGCGGCAGATCCGGCGCACGAAGATCAGTTCTGGGGAAACTAA